From the Prunus dulcis chromosome 4, ALMONDv2, whole genome shotgun sequence genome, one window contains:
- the LOC117624511 gene encoding uncharacterized protein LOC117624511 yields the protein MQRSSHHYKHNIGERLQTLSVHCKTEGTNRGLRRSCTASSSSPRPRVQACTCTNRPGWNRCSRHGYAVPGAEKWRRNYANKEVLRRALRSTPNRSLSLRWWNFQPTPSRLSNMSMA from the coding sequence ATGCAAAGGAGCTCTCACCACTACAAACATAACATTGGAGAAAGGCTACAGACTCTCAGTGTACATTGCAAGACAGAGGGAACAAATCGTGGCCTTAGGCGCAGTTGTACGGCCTCCTCATCATCCCCTAGGCCTCGAGTGCAGGCATGCACCTGCACTAATCGTCCAGGGTGGAATCGCTGTAGCCGGCACGGGTATGCAGTGCCGGGGGCTGAGAAGTGGAGGAGGAACTATGCAAACAAGGAGGTTTTAAGGAGGGCGTTGAGATCTACACCAAACCGAAGCTTAAGTCTTCGGTGGTGGAATTTCCAACCAACGCCTAGTCGGCTCTCTAACATGTCTATGGCTTAA
- the LOC117623802 gene encoding NAC transcription factor 56 translates to MESTDSSTASQQQQQQQPQPQPQPNLPPGFRFHPTDEELVVHYLKKKVTSAPLPVAIIAEIELYKFDPWELPAKATFGEQEWYFFSPRDRKYPNGARPNRAATSGYWKATGTDKPVLTSGGTQKVGVKKALVFYGGKPPKGIKTNWIMHEYRLADSKTSNKPPGCDLGNKKNSLRLDDWVLCRIYKKNNSHRPMDLEREDSMEDMMGPLMPPSISHVGHHQNMNLHLPKSNTNYGPPFIENDQIIFDGIISSTDGSASLSNGTSQLPLKRSIVPSLYWNDQEDDQTAGASSSKRVVQLHQLDSGTNNSVAASNNSTSIANLLSQLPQTPPLHQHAMLGSLGDGLFRTPYQLPGMNWFSESNLG, encoded by the exons ATGGAGAGCACCGACTCCTCCACAGCCtcacagcagcagcagcagcagcaacccCAGCCCCAGCCACAGCCAAACCTACCACCGGGGTTTCGCTTCCACCCGACCGACGAGGAGCTAGTGGTCCACTATCTCAAGAAAAAGGTCACCTCTGCACCCCTTCCCGTTGCCATCATCGCAGAGATCGAACTTTATAAGTTCGACCCTTGGGAGCTCCCAG CTAAGGCTACGTTTGGAGAGCAAGAATGGTATTTCTTCAGCCCGAGAGACCGGAAGTACCCGAACGGAGCGAGACCCAACAGAGCAGCGACTTCAGGGTATTGGAAGGCAACAGGGACTGATAAGCCGGTGTTGACTTCTGGAGGTACACAGAAAGTTGGTGTGAAAAAAGCACTTGTGTTCTACGGAGGGAAGCCTCCAAAAGGAATTAAAACCAATTGGATTATGCACGAGTATAGGCTGGCTGATAGCAAGACCAGCAACAAGCCACCGGGGTGTGACTTGGGCAACAAGAAGAACTCATTGAGG CTTGATGATTGGGTGCTGTGTAGAATTTACAAGAAGAACAATTCGCATAGGCCAATGGATCTTGAAAGAGAAGACTCTATGGAGGACATGATGGGGCCATTAATGCCACCATCCATAAGTCATGTGGGCCATCACCAGAATATGAACCTGCACCTTCCAAAATCTAACACAAATTATGGACCGCCATTCatagaaaatgaccaaattatttttgatgggataataagcagcaccgatgGATCGGCCTCTTTGTCCAACGGGACTAGTCAGCTGCCTCTAAAGCGGTCTATAGTGCCATCCTTGTACTGGAATGATCAGGAGGATGATCAAACGGCTGGGGCTTCATCAAGCAAGAGGGTGGTACAACTGCACCAATTGGACAGTGGTACTAATAATTCTGTTGCTGCTAGTAACAATTCTACTTCTATTGCCAACTTGCTCTCTCAGCTTCCACAGACACCTCCATTGCACCAGCATGCAATGCTAGGATCCCTTGGTGATGGCCTATTTCGAACACCGTATCAGCTTCCTGGGATGAATTGGTTTTCTGAGTCCAATTTGGGATAG